Within the Desulfosoma sp. genome, the region TAGATCCCGCAAAGGATCACGAGGATCACCACCACGGACGTGGAGCCGATGGTTTCCTTGCGGGAAGGCCACACCACCTTGCGCAGCTCATAGACCACTTCACGCAGGTATGTCTGAAAACGTGTCCAGAGGCTCGGCTCAGCGGGCCCGGCCTTGCGCGGTGCCTTCTTTTTCAAGGCCGCCGCTTCCTTGGCTTCCCCGGAACCGTCCTTTGATTTTTTGACCGGGACTTTCTTGTTCGTCTCCAAGTTTCGTCCACCTTCGTCCACGCC harbors:
- the secE gene encoding preprotein translocase subunit SecE; its protein translation is METNKKVPVKKSKDGSGEAKEAAALKKKAPRKAGPAEPSLWTRFQTYLREVVYELRKVVWPSRKETIGSTSVVVILVILCGIYLGIVDFILARFVRFLIG